The window AGGTCCTTGATCTCCTGCAGGGTGCCGTCGAGGTTGTGCTCGCGGGTGAGATCCCGCCGACGCTCGGCCACACGCCGGGCCAGGTCGTCGAGGCCGTTCTGGTCGCGGCCTCCGCGGCGGAGGAACTCGCGGAGCGCCTGCTCGGGCGAGTAGCCCGCCATCACCTCCTCGCCGATGGCGTCGAGCGCCTCGGTGAGGTCGACCGGCGGCGCCAGAGGGTCGGGGCCGTCGACGTACCGCCCGTAGCGGGCGGCCCGGGTGAGGCGGCGGTTCGCCCTAGGCACGGTCGCGCATCCGCTCGTCGTGAACGGATGCGCGGCGAACGGATGCGCAGCGAACAGATGCGCGGTGAACGGATGCGCACACGGCAGCCGCCCCCTCAGCCACAGCCCGCTCAGCCATAGATCGTCTCGCCGCCGCCCGACTCCTTGCTCACCCGGCGGGCGAGGTAGAGGCCCTCGAGGGCGAGCTCGATGGCGCCGGCGCGCTGGCCGTCGTTCGTGGCGCCGAGGCGGTCGCCGATCTCGTCGTAGAGCTCGGACTCGCCGAGCGAGGGCAGGCCCGCGAGGAAGTCGCGCGCGGCCACCTGCTCACCCGTGGTGACGAGCGAGCCGCTCTCGAGCGCGTCGACCAGCAGCGCGAAGTCGACGCCGCGGAAGTGCGCGCGCACGGTCTCGGCGGTCGCGGTGCGGAGCAGGTGGTCGAGGATCTCGTCCTCCCGGCCCTCCTCGCCCGACTCGAACTCGATCTTGCCGCCGAGCACGTCGACCGCCGTCTCGAGGTCGACCGGGCGGGCCACCGCCTCCTGCTCGCCCTGGCGGGTCGCACGGTGGATGGCGGCCGCCGCGATCGTCTCGGCACCGGCGATCGAGAAGCGGGCGCTGACGCCGCTGCGCTGGTCGACCGACGCCGACTCGCGGAGGTTGCGGGTGAAGCGGGCGAGGATCTCGATCAGGTAGTCGGGCACGTCGGCGACGAGCTCGGCCTCTTGGCGAATGACGGCGATCTCGTCGGCCAGCTCGGTCGGGTAGTGGGTGCGGATCTCGGCGCCGAAGCGGTCCTTCAGCGGGGTGATGATGCGGCCGCGGTTGGTGTAGTCCTCGGGGTTGGCGCTCGCGACGACGAGGACGTCGAGGGGCAGCCGCAGCACGTAGCCGCGGATCTGGATGTCCCGCTCCTCCATCACGTTGAGCATCGCGACCTGGATGCGCTCGGCGAGGTCGGGCAGCTCGTTGATCGCGACGATGCCACGGTGGCTGCGCGGGATGAGGCCGAAGTGGATGGTCTCGGGGTCGCCGAGCGACCGGCCTTCAGCCACCTTCATCGGGTCGACGTCGCCGATCAGGTCGGCCACGCTCGTGTCGGGGGTGGCGAGCTTCTCGACGTAGCGCTCCTCGCGACGGCGCCAGGCGATGGGAAGCTCGTCGCCGAGCTCGGCCGCACGGCGGAGGCTGACGCTGGTGATCGGCTCGTAGGGGTGCTCGCCGAGCTCGGATCCCTCGATCACGGGCGACCACTCGTCGAGGAGGCCGGACAGGGTGCGGAGCAGCCGGGTCTTGCCCTGGCCGCGCTCGCCGAGCAGCACGATGTCGTGCCCCGCGATGAGCGCGCGCTCGAGCTGCGGGATGACCGTGGACTCGAAGCCGTGCAGGCCCGGCCAGGGGTCGCGGCCCTCCCGGAGGGCGTCGAGGAGGTTGTCGCGGATCTCGGTGCGGAGGGTCTTCTGCACGTGCCCGGAGGCACGCAGTTCGCCGACCGTCGTCAGGGTTGGGCGCATCACGCGGGCAATGCTACGCCCGCTTTCCGGGGGTGATGTCAGGGGTTCGGCAACCCCTCGGAAGGCCTCCGTGTGCAGTCGAGGGCACGGCGTGCCTAGGATGCGAGGATGACCGGTTCAGCGTCCGCCCAGCGCACTCCCTGTAGATTACTGGTCTCGCGCGTGCGATCACGCGCGTTCTGGAGAGCCGCGGAGGATTCGTGACCGGCAATTCGACTACCCGATTCCGTAACGTGGCACTGCTGTCCGTTGCGAGCACGATCCCGTCGAGGGTGACCACCTCCGACGAGATCGAGCAGAAGCTCGCCGTGGCGCTCAAGCGCCTCAAGCTGCGGAGCGGTCTGCTGCGCCGCGTGGCCGGCGTGCTCGAGCGACGCAACTGGGGCCCCGGCGAGAGCTCCGACGCCGCCACGATCTCGGCCGGGCGCCGCGCACTGGCCGAGGCCGGCATCGACGCCTCCGAGATCGGGCTCATGATCAACACCTCGGTGACCCGCCAGCACCTCGAACCCTCGGTGGCCGTGCGCATCCACGACGGGCTCGGGCTGCCCAGCTCGGCCATCAACTTCGACGTCGCGAACGCCTGCCTCGGCTTCGTGACCGGGATGACCCTGGCCGCCGCGATGATCGAGTCGGGCCAGGTGAAGTACGCGCTGATCGTCAACGGCGAGGACGCCGACGAGATCCAGGTCAACACGATCGAGCGGCTGCTGCGCGACGACATCGACCGCGAGGCCTTCATGAGCGAGTTCGCCTCGCTCACCCTCGGCTCGGGAGCGGCGGCCGCCGTGATCGGGCCGGCCGACGCGCATCCGTCCGGCCACCGCATCCTGGGCGGGGTCACCCGGGCCGCCACGCAGTTCCACGAGCTCTGCGTCGGCAGCGTCGACGGCATGTTCACGGATGCGCGGGCACTCCTGAAGGGCGGGCTCGACCTCGTGCTCTCCGCCTGGAAGGAGGCGCAGACCGAGTGGCGCTGGGGCAAGATGGACCGCTACATCACCCACCAGGTCTCGTCGGTGCACACCGACTCGATGGTGCGGGCCGCGACGCTCGACAAGAGCCGCGTGCCGGTGACCTACCCGCATCTCGGCAACGTGGGGCCGGCGTCGATCCCGATCACGCTCGCCGAGGAGCAGAAGACGCTGAAGAACGGCGACCGCGTGCTGCTGATGGGCGTGGGGTCGGGGCTGAACACGGCTCTGATGGAGATCGCCTGGTGACGGCCTCGCCGTCTCCCGCCCGTTCCGCCGCCCGCCCCGCCGTCGCTCCTGCCGCGCTGCCTCCTGCGGGGCTCGACGGGTTCGACACCGCCCACTCACGGCTGCTCAGCGTCGGCGACGACTCCTGGCACTACGTCGACACAGCGGATGCGCTGGCCGCCCTCGGGGTGGAGCCGGTCGGCACCGTACTGGCGGTGCACGGCAACCCGACGTGGTCGTACCTCTGGCGGCACGTCGTAGCCGCGACTCTCGACGCCGCCCGCTCGGGCGGGCCGGCCTGGCGCGTGGTCGCGGTCGACCAGCTCGAGATGGGCTACTCCTCGCGCAGCGGCTCAGCCCGTACGCTGCCGCAGCGCATCGACGATCTCTCGGCATTCACCGACGCCCTCGGCCTCACCGGGCCGGTCGTCACCCTCGGGCACGACTGGGGCGGGGTGATCTCGCTCGGCTGGGCGACGACCCACCCCGAGTCGCTGGCCGGCGTGATGCTGCTGAACACCGCCGTGCACCAGCCCGCCGACGTGCCCATCCCGGCGCCGCTCCGGCTCGCCAGGGCGCGCGGGATGCTCGGGGCCGGCTCCGTGCAGACCACCGGGTTCCTCGACGTCACGCTCTCGCTGGCCGCGCCGCCGCTGGCCCCGTCGGTGCGCGCGGGGTACCGCGCGCCGTACCCGACGGCCGCGCGCCGCCGTGGGATCGGTGCGTTCGTCGCCGACATCCCCGTGGACGCCTCGCACCCGAGCCACGCGCGGCTGACCCGGCTCGCCGCCGACGTCGCCGCGCTGCGGGTAGCGGCGCTGATGCTCTGGGGGCCGCGGGATCCGATCTTCAGCGACCGGTACCTCGACGACCTCGTCGGGCGGCTGCCGCACGCGCAGGTGCACCGGTTCGAGGGTGCGGGACACCTCGTTGCCGAGGACGCGCCGGTGGCGGAGTCGGTGCTGACGTGGCTGGGCGAATACGTTCCGGCGTCGGGCTCGGAGGGGGCGTCGGGCTCGGAGGGGGCGTCGGGCGCGGACGGGGCGGCGGGGGCCGACGGCGACCGTGCGGATCGCGCATCCGTCGACTTCGCACCGCTGTGGGCGCGGCTCGAGGAGCGGCGCGACGACCCGACCGACGCCGTGATCGAGCTGCGCGGTGAGGGCGTGCGGCGCGTGTCGTGGCGAACCCTGAACGACCGCGTCACCCGCCTGGCCGCCGGACTGCACCGCCTGGGCGTGCGGAAGGGCGACCGCGTCTCGCTGCTGACGATCCCGGGCGCGACCCTCACAGCCGTGGTCTACGCCTGCCTGCGGCTCGGTGCCGTCGTGGTCGTGGCCGACGCGGGCCTCGGCGTGCAGGGACTCGGCCGGGCGCTCCGCGGCGCCTACCCCGACTACGTGATCGGCGAGACCCGTGGGCTGGCGGCGGCGCGGGCGCTCGGCTGGCCGGGCATCCGCATCTCGACCGCGCGGTTGCCGCGTGCCTCGGCGCGGGCGCTGGGTGTGACCGTCAGCCTGCGCGAGTTGCTCGACTGGCCGTCCGTCGCCGTTCCGCCGGCGCCCGGGCCCGACGAGCCCGCCGCGATCCTGTACACCTCCGGGTCGACCGGCCCCGCGAAGGGCGTCGTCTACACGCACGCCCAGCTGTCGGCGGTGCGGGATGCGCTGGGTGAGCACTTCGCCGTCACGCCCGACTCGGGTCTCGTGACGGGATTCGCGCCGTTCGCGCTGCTCGGGCCCGCACTCGGCGCCCGGTCGTCGACCCCCGAGATGGACGTCTCGGCACCGCGCACGCTGACCGCCCGCGCGGTGGCGGCAGCGGTCGCCGCGGCCGCGGCCGACATCGTGTTCCTCTCCCCCGCGGCCATCCTGAACGTGGTGGCGACAGCGGGCGAGCTCGAGTCGGGCGAGCGCACCGTGCTCGAGGGCGTGCGCACGGTGCTGTCGACCGGGGCGCCGGTGAGCGAGCGGATGCTCTCCGACCTCGTCGATCTCATGCCGAACGCGACGGCGCATGCCATCTACGGGATGACCGAGTGCCTGCTGGTGTCGGACATCACGCTCGAGGAGGTGCGGTCGGTGCGGTCGGTGCGGGCGGTCGGGTCGGTTGGGTCTGCCGCGGTGTCGGCTTCGGGTGGTTCGGCGTCACGTGACGAGGGAGTGTGCGTCGGGCATCCGATCGCCGGGGTCGAGGCGCGGATCAGTGCGCTCGATGCCCTCGGACGCGCCACCGGCTCGCCGTCGACGGCGGCCGGCGTGCTCGGTGAGGTGCTGATCTCGGCGCCCCACCTCAAGAGCGGCTACGACCGGCTCTGGCTGACCGACCGCGAGGCCGAGCGCGACACCCCCTCTGGTGGACGGTGGCATCGCACCGGCGACGTCGGGCACCTCGACGCCGACGGGCGGCTGTGGATCGAGGGGCGGGTGCCGCACGTGATCGCGACCACCGACGGGCCGGTCGCCCCGGTCGGCGCCGAGCAGGCAATCGAGACCGTCGAGGCGGTGCGCCGCGCGGCGGTGGTGGGGGTGGGTCCGCAGGGCCTCCGGCAGTTCGTCGCCGTCGTCGAGGCGGAGCCCCGCGCGCGCCGGGCCTCGCTCGCCGCGCCCGAGCTGGCGCGGGACGTGCGGGAGTCGGTCGGGCATCCGCTCGTCGCGGTCTTCACGGTCGCGCAGCTGCCGACGGACATCCGGCACAACTCGAAGATCGACCGGGCGGGGCTGTCGCTCTGGGCCGAGGCCGCGCTCGAGGGCCGGCGGCTGAGCGCACCGTGACCGTTCTCGTCACCGGAGCGAGTGGCCTGCTCGGGCGGGCCGTCGCGGCGGAGATCGTCGCGCGCGGGCAGACCGTTCGCACGCTGCAGCGACGGCCGTCGGGACTGGCGACCGTCACCGATCTCGCGGGGTCGGTGACGGATGCCGACGCGGTCGCGCGGGCGGTCGAGGGCGTCGATTCCGTGGTGCACCTGGCTGCCAAGGTCTCGCTCGCGGGTGACCCCGAGGAATTCACGGCGGTCAACGTCGAGGGCACTCGCCTGCTGCTCGAGGCCGCCGAGCGGGCGGGCGTCGAACGCTTCGTGCAGGTCTCGTCGCCGTCGGTGGCCCACGCGGGTCACTCGCTCGTCGGTGCCGGCGCCGACCCGGCCGACCCGGCGAGGGCGCGGGGTCTCTACGCGCGCACGAAGGCCGAGGGGGAACTGCTCGCGCTCGCCCGCGACCGGCCGGGCTTCGCCGTGATCGCCGTGCGGCCGCATATCGTCTGGGGGCCGGGCGACACCCAGCTCGTCGAGCGTGTCGTCGACCGCGCCCGGCACGGCCGCTTGCCCCTGCTCGGCGACGGCACCGCCCTCATCGACAGCACCTACGTCGACAACGCCGCCACGGCGATCGCGTCCGCGCTGGAGCGGGCCGCGCATCCGGACGCCCACGGCCGCCCCTTCGTCGTGACCAACGGGGAGCCGCGCCCCGTGGCCGAGCTGCTCGCGGGGATCTGCCTCGCGGCGGGCGTGCAGCCCCCGCGCTGGAGCGTGCCGGCCGGTCTCGCCCGGGCCGCGGGCGGCGCCGTCGAGCGCTGGTGGGCGCTGCGCCCCGGCGCCGACGAGCCGCCCATGACGCGCTTCCTCGCCGAGCAGCTCTCGACCGCCCACTGGTTCGACCAGCGCGCGACCCGCCACGCGCTCGCCTGGGCCCCGGCCGTCCCCCTCGACGAGGGCTTCCGCCGCCTCGCGGCCCACTACGCCCGCCCCTGAGCCCCGCTGCTCCACTGTCGACTCCGCTCGGCCCAGTCGATGCTCGCTGCGATCCGTGACCGGTGCAGCAGGGGTCGACCGGTTTCGCATTGTGGACAGCGAGCCGGTCGGCCCCTTCTCTGCGCGGCAGGCGCGCCGGAGGCTGGAACGATGGATGGTGAAGCCGAACGCGACGGCTATGGCGAACTGTACGAGCAGTTCGTCAGCAGCCGGGGCATCGATCACGATCCGGCCGGCTGGAACGACGAGGACGTCGTGGCCTGGCGGCACCAGTACCGGCGCTGGGAAGAACGCGACCGCGAGGTTCCGGCCGGGCTCCCCTCGCCTCTGGGAGGCTCGGCGACCTTCGAGTCGGGTGCGCTGCCACTGAAGGTCTCCGCGGTCGGGCCTGGCGTGTGGTCGATCCGTCGGCCAGGTGCCCGGGCGACCCTGGCCATCCTGACCGAGACCACGTCGGACGACGCCCAGCACTTCTCTCTGCTCGGCCCCGGCATCGAGGTGTCAGGCCCGGACTGGCGCGAGCTGCTGGCGGCCATCTCCGGCGACTGAATCGGCTGAACCGGTCGAACCGGCTGAATCAGCTGAATCGGCTGCAAGAGCGTGCGCCCGCCCGGCCGGTGGCGCGACGCGGAGCCCGGCGCGCAGCGACACGGAGCCCGGCGCGCGGCGACCCGGCACCCGGCGGATCAGTAGACGAACAGCTGTGCCAGCACCACGACCACGATCACGAGCAGCGCCACCACCGCGGCCACGACCTGCAGCCCGCGGCGGTCGAGCTTCGCGATGGCGAAGCCCGCGGCGACCGGGAGCGCCGCGAGCAGGATCGCGATCAGCCACCAGAACGCCTGGAACCCACCGCGGCTCGCGTCGTCGAGCGCGTCGCCGAACAGTCGCTGCGTGCGCGGGTGGGTCGCGAAGGCGACGGCCGCCGACAGCGGGTACGCGATGACCGCGGCCAGGATGATGCCGGCGAACAGCCCCCACCAGCCGCGCTCGCGCACCAGCGGTCTCTCGGTCACGACCGCGCCTCCACCGCGGTGATGTCGCCGAGCTTCCAGCTCCGGTCGAGGTAGGGCTCGAGCGGCCCGTAGAACCGGAAGTACGAGAACCAGTGCCGCCCGGGGATGGTCTGCACCCAGTTCGCCTCGCCCGACGCTGGCGCCGAAGGACCGAAGTACAAGTCGACCGACCCGTCCTCGTTCACCACGAGCTCCTCGTCGCGCGAGCCGCGGTCGCCACGCTGTTGCTCGTTGTCGATCAGGCACCGCGTCGTGACGTCGTACACGGTCGCCGACCAGAACAATTTGGCGGGCACTTCGGCCGGCACGTGCAGGGTGTAGTCCCGGCCTCCGTCGAGCCACTCGCCCGCCGCGTCGGTGTACGAGCCGAGGTAGGCCTGGCCGACCCCCGGCGTCGTGCTCTTCATGGCCTCCGAGAAACTGACCGCCTCGTAGAACCAGGATGCACGCTCGAGCAGTTCGTCGTAGCCCTCGCCTCGCTGCGCAGAGTCGTCCAGCACGATCGCCTGCTCCCAGGCCCGGTCGGGCCAGTACGATCCTTGCTCGAAGCGCTTGGCGAAGGTGTTCGCCTGGGCCATCAGCTCGCCCGCCGCGGCGCCCTGCTCCAGGATGCCCTGCAGCCGCGCATCCGGAGCGAAGGGCTTGCCCTTCTCGATGCCGAGCTGCTTCAGCATGGCGAGGTAGAAGCGGTCGCGCTCGTCGACGATCTCGCTCTGGTAGATCTCGTGCAGGCGCCGCCAGTAGTCGAGGCCCCGCGGTTGGTCGCCCGTCCAGGGGCGGCCGTCGGGTGAGACGATGCGGGTGGGGCGGGGATCGGCACGGTCGGCGTACGGGTGGATGCGCACGGCGTGCACCAGGGCGTCGGCACGGGCCGGATCGGGGTCGAGGGTGCGGAACCCGAACATGATGTTGACGCCGGAGGACCGCAGCGTGCGGTAGTCGGCCTCGATCCCGTCGGGAGCATCGACCCCCGGCGCGAGGATGACGTACTTGCCACCCTCACCGTGATCCGGCCCCATCTCGCCCATGGCCCCGACCTCACGCTGCCAGAAGTCCGAGACTCCGCCCGCGGTCGGCCCGGCCGGCAGCTCGACGACGAGCGGCCCGGTCTCGGCGAGGTCGAAGAAGTTCAGGATGTACGGGGTCGTCGCATTGGCCGTGATCAGCCCGAGGCGGTCCTGGTAGGACAGATACCGCACGAGGTCGCTGCTTGTCGCTCCGAAGACGTCGTAGTGCTGCGTCTTCCACTGCGCATACGAGACCAGGGGCAGCGCCCAGAGGTAGGCCTGGCAGGCGAACTGGTAGTCGAGCTCGTCGAAGACGACGGCGACGGATGTGCGGGCCGGCAGCTCCCCGTCGAACTCCACCCCGGCGAGCCGACCGGGCAGCCCGACCTTCGGGGTCGTGTCGTCGCCGGCCATCAGCCTAGGATCCGGGCCTTGGCGGCGGAGAACTCGGCGTCGGTCAGGGCGCCGGCGGTGTGCAGGGCGGCTAGACGCTCGAGCTCGGCGATGGTGTCGCCGCCGGAGCCGGCGGAGGCGGCGGGCGGCGGGGCGGCCTGCTGGGCAGCGGCCTGCTGGGCCGCCGCCTGCATCGCGGCCTGCTGCTGCTGGGCCTCGTAGTCGGCTGCCTCGGCCGACTGCTGGGCGCGGCGCTGCTGGGCGTTGCGCATGCCGCCGGAGACCGCGGAGGCGGTCCCGGCGACGACGGCGGTGCGGGCGGCGAGCCCGAGGAGGCCGGGCCGGCCGAAGCGGTTGAAGAGGGGCATCGATCAGCTCCGGAGTTCGGTGAGGAGGTCGTTGACGACGGGCGCGGGGATGCGTTCGGCGGCGAGGACCTCGCCCCCCGACGCGGCGAGCGCCGATCCGAGCCGGCGGGCCCAGACGTGCTCGAGAACGACGACGGCGGCCGAGGTTCCCGGCGGCACCTGCTCCGCGAGTTCGTCGAGGTCCTCACCGCCGGCGATGCCGGACGCCTCGAGCTCGACGGTGCCGAAGCCGTACTCGTCGGAGACGTCCTCGATCTCCTGCGCCGTGAGCACCCCGTCGGTGTCGCGTCTGAGGAACACGATGTCGATCAGGCGCACGGCCTGGGTCTCGAGCGTGTCGGTGAGGGCGGTGACGAGCCCGGGGTCGGGCCGGTCGCTGCCGAAGCCGACGAGCAGGATCTCGACCGGCCCGAAGTGCAGTTCGGTCATCCGCTCGGCTACTTCTTCTCGGCGAGGTCGTGGATGAGGGTCTTCTCGTCCTCCTCGGAAAGCGAGGTCTGCACCACGGTGCCCTGGTAGGGGGCGAGGGCGGCGGCGAACTTGTCCTCGGTGAGCTTCACCGCGTAGAGCACGACCGCGGACTTGCCGGCGGTGACGGTGCTCTTCACCCGGTCGCGGAACTCCGCGTCGAGGCCGGTCTTGTCGATGCCGGCGAACAGCGCGCCGAACAGGCCGCCGAAGACGAGCCCGGCGAACGGGATGAAGAACAGGATGCCGATCAGCGCGCCGAAAAGAGCTCCACCGGCTGCGCCGATGCCGATCTTTCCGACCGTTCCCGGGTACTCGACGTGGGTCTTGCCCTCGCCGTCGACCTTCACCAGCGCGAGGCCGGCGAGCTCGACCACGAGGTCGTTCTGCAATGCCTGAATCTGGTTGTAGGCCTCTTCGGCCTGGGTCTCGGAATCGAACGCGATGACGATCAGATCGGCCATGGCCGGCACTCCCCTGTGAGCGTGGGTGGGAGCCTGTCGCCCACCATCTCCACGAGATGCGACCCCCCGGGCCCCACCTTGCGACGACTCTAAACGCGACCACCGCATGAGGGCCAGCAAATTCTTCGTGACAGGCGAACTTATGTAGACCATGATGAGGACACGAGCGGAGGTTGGGAGCCGAAGTGGGGGATCTGGTCGCGTCGCTGCTGCCGCTTTCGCTCGGGATCGTGATGAGCCCGCTGGCGATCATGGCGCTCGTCGCGGTGCTGCTGTCGGGCCGTCCGAGGCAGAACGGCGTCGCGTTCCTGCTGGGCTGGGCGGTCGCGATCGTCGTCGCGCTCGGGGTGAGCTACACCGTCTTCGGGCTGCTGGAGCTGCGGGAGCGAACCGCCCCTCCCGTGTGGGTGCCCACCGTGCGACTCGTCCTCGGCCTGCTGCTGGTCGGGGGTGCCGTCTGGATCTACCGGCGAGGCCGCGCCCATACGCGCGCCATGGCCGAGGCGCAGTCGCCCGCCGAGGTGGCGGCGGCCGCACCGCAATTGCCCGGCTGGCTGCAGAAGGTGAGCACGTTCTCGCCCGGCCGCTCGTTCCTGCTGGGGCTCGGCATCTTCCTCCTCAACCCGGTCGACGCCTCCTGCGCCGTGCTGGCCGGGCTCGACGTGCGGCTGGCCGAGGTGGAGCCGTCCGCCGGTGTGGCCGCGCTGGTGGTGTTCGGCATCGTCGGGGTGCTGCCGATCGGGACACCCGTCGTGCTCGTGCTCGTGCGGGGCGAGTCCGCCGCTCCGGTGCTGACGCGCATCCGCACTTGGATCGCCTCGCACACGAGTGTGCTCAACGCCGCGCTCGTGCTCGTCATCGCGGTGCTGCAGCTGCAGAAGGCGGTGTCGACATTCCTGGCCTACTGATCCTGCCTGGCCCGCCCGCCGCCGTCACCCCGCCCGATCTGAGCGGGCTGCTCGCCTCGCCCTCGATCAGCGGTTGGGACATCGGCTTCGCCGTGGCGTCGATCGTCGCCGCCTGGATCCTGTCGGTGTTCGCCAAGCGGGGCGTGCTGGCGGTGCTGCGGAGGATGCAGGGAATCGGTGAGGGGGCGGCCATCCTCACCGCCCGGATCGTGCGCTACGCGATCCTGCTCGTCGGCATCGGGGTGGCCTTCGCGTTCCTCGGCGCCTCCGTCCAGCCGCTCATCGCGGTCGCCCTGATCGTCGGCGCCGTCGTCGTGCTCGCACTGCGGGGCATCTCCGCGAACTTCGCGGCCGGCCTCGTGCTGCAGACCCGGCACCCGATCAAGGTCGGCGACGAGATCGAGGTGGGCGGGTACGTCGGAGCCGTCAGGGAGCTGAACGGACGCAGTGTCGTGATCGTGACGCGCGACGGACGCAACGTCCACATCCCGAACTCCCAGGTGCTCGAGTCGCCGCTCGTCAATCACTCCGAGCTGGGCCTCCGCCGCTCCGACGTCGAGGTGCGCGTGCAGGCCGGTGCAGAGGGGGCGGAACCCGTCCGGTCGCTGATCGCCGAAGCGGTGGCGTCGGTCGAGGGCGTCGACAAGGCCCGCGCCGGGACTGTTCTGCTGCAGAGCAGCGAGCCCGATCGCGTGGTGCTCCTCGTGCGCTTCTGGCACCACCCCCTGGCGGCTCCGGCGATCTGCTCCCCGGTCGTGCAGGCCATCGCCGACGCGCTGCACGGCGCCGGGCATCCGGCCGTCGTCACGTCCGCCCTGCCGGCCGTCGCCCTGACCCCGCCCCCGAGGATGTGAGCGCCGCCATGGCATCGACGCACCCGACACGACCGATCCGGCCGCTCACCGGGCTGAGCCTGCGGAACGCCGCGACCGAGGTCGTCGCCGGTGTGACGCTGCTCGCGATCGCGGTGCCGCTCAACATCGGCTACGCCCAGATCGCGGGGCTGCCGCCGACGGCCGGGCTGTACGCCCTGGTGCTGCCCGCGATCGTCTACGCGATCGTCGTGTCGTCCCGTCAGCTGGTGGCGTCCCCGGATGCCGCCGCGGCCGCCCTCGTCGCGTCGTCGATCGGCGGGCTCGCGGTGGCGGGCAGCGCCGACTACCTCACGATGGCTCTCGCGCAGGCCATCATCAGCGGCGTGCTGTTCGTGCTCGCGGCCGTGTTCAAGCTCGGGTTCCTGGCGAACTTCCTGTCCAAACCCATCCTGATCGGGTTCGTGGGTGGGCTCGCACTCGACATCCTGGTCAGTCAGCTCGCCAAGATGCTCGGCGTGAAGATCGACTCCGGCGGCGAGTTCATCGACAAAGTCGTGGGGCTCGTGACGGGGCTGCCGGGTCTGAACGGGTTGTCGGTGCTCATCGCGGCGCTGGCGGTCGCTGTGCTGCTCGTGGGGCGCCGGCTTGCCCGGGCGGTGCCGTGGGCTCTGATCGTGCTGATCGTCGCGACGGTGGTCACGGT of the Herbiconiux flava genome contains:
- a CDS encoding mechanosensitive ion channel family protein; protein product: MASIVAAWILSVFAKRGVLAVLRRMQGIGEGAAILTARIVRYAILLVGIGVAFAFLGASVQPLIAVALIVGAVVVLALRGISANFAAGLVLQTRHPIKVGDEIEVGGYVGAVRELNGRSVVIVTRDGRNVHIPNSQVLESPLVNHSELGLRRSDVEVRVQAGAEGAEPVRSLIAEAVASVEGVDKARAGTVLLQSSEPDRVVLLVRFWHHPLAAPAICSPVVQAIADALHGAGHPAVVTSALPAVALTPPPRM
- a CDS encoding GAP family protein; this encodes MGDLVASLLPLSLGIVMSPLAIMALVAVLLSGRPRQNGVAFLLGWAVAIVVALGVSYTVFGLLELRERTAPPVWVPTVRLVLGLLLVGGAVWIYRRGRAHTRAMAEAQSPAEVAAAAPQLPGWLQKVSTFSPGRSFLLGLGIFLLNPVDASCAVLAGLDVRLAEVEPSAGVAALVVFGIVGVLPIGTPVVLVLVRGESAAPVLTRIRTWIASHTSVLNAALVLVIAVLQLQKAVSTFLAY
- a CDS encoding DUF1269 domain-containing protein, translating into MADLIVIAFDSETQAEEAYNQIQALQNDLVVELAGLALVKVDGEGKTHVEYPGTVGKIGIGAAGGALFGALIGILFFIPFAGLVFGGLFGALFAGIDKTGLDAEFRDRVKSTVTAGKSAVVLYAVKLTEDKFAAALAPYQGTVVQTSLSEEDEKTLIHDLAEKK